AAATGGCGGCTTGTGTGGCTGTTGGCGTCTTTGGCGGCAGGCTGTGGGACAGTTGGCTGGAAACAGCGCCATGGGGGACTGTTTTTGGTATTGTTCTGGGCTTTTTAGCGGGCATGTGGTCTATTTACCGTAAGATTGTCAACAGACAGGAGTGAGGCATGGAGACGTTTTTTTCCATTCGACGCACCTTGACCGGTCTGTTTGTCTGGGGAGCGTGCTTTACGGCGCTAACTTGGGCTGCTGGCGAGGAAGATTGGGCCAGAGGTTTTTTGCTGGGCTGGCTTGGAAGTCTGGTGTACTATCTGTTGTTGTGCCGCCGGGTACAAAAAGCAGTGGATTTGCCGGTGGCGCAGGCGGTGCGTTCCATGCGCGTCGGTTGGTTGGTTCGTTTGATTTTTTTAGTGCTACTATTGCTGCTTTCTCTAAAAGTGCAGGGCGTTTCGTTTTGGGCTTCCGTCGTGGGGCTATTTTCCTTGCAGGGAGTGCTGGTTCTTTTTTTTGTGTTCTTTGCGGTGAAACGTGGCTTTTAGATGCCTGTACACAGGGGAGAGTATTCGAAGACAATTGAGGTGTTTGTAACGCTGCGCCGGAGTGGCGCAAGAGAAAGGAGGGAATACAATGGAACATGGCGGCGGCGCCCATGAGATTGGCGTACATCAACTGGCAAGTTTCTTGGGAATGACTGTGAATATTGATACGCTGTATATGACTTGGCTGACCATGGGCCTAGTGTTGCTTTTGGCAGTTGCGGCGACGCGCAGTCTGGCACTGGTGCCAAGAGGATGGCAGAATGTGTTGGAGTTGGTTATTACAGCGCTTCTAGAACAGATTGAAGCCAATATGGGCCAAAGAGGGAAAAAGTTGGCTCCTTTGCTGATTTCACTTTTTCTTTTCATTTTGGTGTCAAACTGGCTGGGATTGATTCCAGGGTTTACTTCGCCTACGAGTGATCTCAATACTACGTTAGGCTTAGCATTGATGATCATTGTCTTAGTACATGTCCTCGGTGTGATGAATCGAGGCATCGGCTATTTTAAGCACTTCTTCGAGCCGTACATTCCTTTTGTGATTATCAATATTATCGAAGAATTGGCAAAGCCGATTACGCTGTCTTTTCGTCTTTTTGGGAATATTCTCGCAGGCGAAGTGTTAATCATCATCTTGGGTCTGCTGGCTCCGTATGTTGTGCCGACGGCGTGGTTAGCCTTCAGCGTCTTTGTAGGCGCGGTTCAGGCATTTATTTTCACCATGTTGTCCATGTCATACCTAGCTAATTCGATCAGCGATGATCATTAAAAAACGCAACAAGAATTGATTTTGAGAGGAGAGTTTTGAATATGGAACATGCAATTATGGTAGCGGGGGCATTTATTGGTGCAGGTTTGGCCATCGGTCTAGGCGCGGTAGGCGCGGGCATTGGTGATGGTTCGGTTACAGCGAAAGCGGTAGAGGGGATTGCCCGCCAACCAGAAGCGAAGAACACGATTTTGATCAATATGCTGATTTCCGTAGGCTTGATCGAGTCGATTCCGATCATTGCCGCGGTTATTGCCATTGTCTTGCTGTATGCGAACCCCTTCTTGAAGTAATCTCGGCCTGTTGTTCAAAAAACAAAACCGCTGTTGCCGCTTAGCGGCGCACGGAGTCATTTTGCAGATAGGAGGTGCCGGGATTGATTGACTTGAATGCGACGCTGCTGATTCAGATTTTCAATTTTCTGCTGTTAGTAGCTTTGTTGACAAAATTTGCTTATAAGCCGCTTATGTCTATGTTGGCGGAACGGGAGCAGCGCATTGCAGGCAGCTTGGAAGCTGCTGAACAAGAGCGCCAGGAAGCAGCTAAGCTGAAAGAAGAATATTTGAAAGAGCTGGCTGCTGCCAGAAATCAGGCCCAACAGATTGTAGAGAAAGCCAACCGTTTGGCAGAGCAGAACAAAGAAGAGTTGTTGCGTGCGGCTAAAGAAGAGCATGCGCGGCTTTTGAAAACAACCAAGGAAGAATTGGCTCGGGAACGGGAAAAAGCGCTGCAGGATTTGCGCAGCGAGGTAGTGGCTTTGTCAGTGGCTGCGGCGGGCAAGATTCTTTCGCAGCAATTGGACGAGGCGGCCCATGCCCAATTAGTGGACGATTTCATCGGAAAATTAGACCGTGAAAAAACAGGTGGGTTGCCATGCTAAACGCAAGGCTAGCGCAGAAATATGCGCAGGCGCTGTATGAGCTGGCGCAGGAACAGAACTGTCTGGCAGAAGCTTTGCAGGAACTGGAAAGTGTGGCTGCCAGCGTACAAGCGCAGAAAGAACTTTCCGTATTCCTTTTTCACCCGCGTGTAGACGGGGCTATTAAAAAAGAGACGTTGCAGCAGGTTTTCGGGGAAGTTGGCGAATTGGTGCATAAGTTTCTTTGCTTGTTGATTGACAAGCGCAGAGAGTCATTGTTGCCAACTATTGCTGCCGAATTTCGCCTGATGGCGCATGCTGCGCAGAATATGGTAGAAGCGGACGTGGTGACGGCGGTTCCTTTGCAGGAAACACAAAAAGAAGCCTTGGCTGCGCGTTTGGGCCAATTAACTGGCAAAACGGTACTGCTTCGTCAGCGCCAGGATGCTTCGCTGATTGGTGGCTTGATGGTGTATATCGGCGGCAAACGTATTGACGGCAGCGTGAAAGGGCAACTGGAACGTCTGAAGCGCAACCTGGCAATTCAGGACGCGATGAAGAGTGGGGTGAGCGAACGGTTATGAAAATGAGACCCGAAGAAATAACATCCATAATCAAACAGCAAATTGAGAAATATCAGGTGGACCTTAATGTGGATGACGTTGGCAGCGTCATTGAAGTTGGCGATGGGATTGC
This genomic window from uncultured Anaeromusa sp. contains:
- a CDS encoding AtpZ/AtpI family protein, whose translation is MAGKQEWWQFLSYTSSLGFQMAACVAVGVFGGRLWDSWLETAPWGTVFGIVLGFLAGMWSIYRKIVNRQE
- a CDS encoding ATP synthase subunit I, translating into METFFSIRRTLTGLFVWGACFTALTWAAGEEDWARGFLLGWLGSLVYYLLLCRRVQKAVDLPVAQAVRSMRVGWLVRLIFLVLLLLLSLKVQGVSFWASVVGLFSLQGVLVLFFVFFAVKRGF
- a CDS encoding F0F1 ATP synthase subunit delta is translated as MLNARLAQKYAQALYELAQEQNCLAEALQELESVAASVQAQKELSVFLFHPRVDGAIKKETLQQVFGEVGELVHKFLCLLIDKRRESLLPTIAAEFRLMAHAAQNMVEADVVTAVPLQETQKEALAARLGQLTGKTVLLRQRQDASLIGGLMVYIGGKRIDGSVKGQLERLKRNLAIQDAMKSGVSERL
- the atpB gene encoding F0F1 ATP synthase subunit A: MEHGGGAHEIGVHQLASFLGMTVNIDTLYMTWLTMGLVLLLAVAATRSLALVPRGWQNVLELVITALLEQIEANMGQRGKKLAPLLISLFLFILVSNWLGLIPGFTSPTSDLNTTLGLALMIIVLVHVLGVMNRGIGYFKHFFEPYIPFVIINIIEELAKPITLSFRLFGNILAGEVLIIILGLLAPYVVPTAWLAFSVFVGAVQAFIFTMLSMSYLANSISDDH
- the atpF gene encoding F0F1 ATP synthase subunit B, translating into MPGLIDLNATLLIQIFNFLLLVALLTKFAYKPLMSMLAEREQRIAGSLEAAEQERQEAAKLKEEYLKELAAARNQAQQIVEKANRLAEQNKEELLRAAKEEHARLLKTTKEELAREREKALQDLRSEVVALSVAAAGKILSQQLDEAAHAQLVDDFIGKLDREKTGGLPC
- the atpE gene encoding F0F1 ATP synthase subunit C — encoded protein: MEHAIMVAGAFIGAGLAIGLGAVGAGIGDGSVTAKAVEGIARQPEAKNTILINMLISVGLIESIPIIAAVIAIVLLYANPFLK